The Microplitis mediator isolate UGA2020A chromosome 8, iyMicMedi2.1, whole genome shotgun sequence genome has a window encoding:
- the LOC130673418 gene encoding uncharacterized protein LOC130673418 produces the protein MAAEAQVALQMNRIDTMRNMSNRLTDAVLATQGAPAIDAELAFLNDLWTRFNTTHERIFDDIPEIVENEYHTGNAFGTASQVYTELLVRLSAAKPAPERVYDAHAINHDQTAYFGGAHKTNLPKIKLPTFQGNYDEWDSFKDLFTSLVISENSLTGSQKMHYLKTQVKGEAASLLANLQATANWSLRC, from the exons ATGGCCGCCGAAGCCCAAGTCGCTCTTCAAATGAACCGCATCGACACGATGCGTAATATGTCCAACCGCTTGACCGACGCCGTACTCGCTACTCAAGGTGCACCCGCTATTGACGCTGAACTCGCTTTCTTGAATGATTTGTGGACTCGCTTCAACACAACTCATGagagaatttttgatgatatcCCAGAGATCGTTGAAAATGAATACCATACAGGTAACGCTTTTGGTACCGCTAGTCAAGTGTACACTGAGCTCCTGGTGAGACTCAGCGCTGCTAAACCCGCTCCAGAACGTGTTTATGATGCACATGCTATCAATCACGATCAAACCGCTTACTTTGGAGGTGCGCACAAGACCAACTTGCCGAAGATTAAGCTGCCAACGTTCCAAGGCAATTATGACGAATGGGATTCGTTCAAAGATCTATTCACGTCGCTTGTCATCAGTGAAAATTCGCTAACTGGGTCACAAAAAATGCATTATTTGAAGACTCAAGTAAAAGGTGAAGCCGCTTCGCTACTCGCCAATTTACAG GCAACCGCTAACTGGTCACTCCGCTGCTGA
- the LOC130673924 gene encoding clumping factor A-like, giving the protein MPQICGEAAVNLRQCCGESTVVYGRRISRRINKSSENNGDSDADGNTGSDIDTYNDTDNDMENNDNNDYYRQIDNSGESDNVDDDGSNGDDDNHDDELNEIIKYGIDIDEDFPQFRSITPKVGRNNTIDEDYSSDENEKGTNKLKIDVCSKEAKLPNRQTTSIHENF; this is encoded by the exons ATGCCGCAAATTTGCGGTGAAGCTGCGGTAAATTTGCGGCAATGTTGCGGTGAAAGTACGgtagtttacg GGCGTAGAATTTCCAGgagaattaataaaagtagTGAGAATAACGGTGACAGTGATGCTGACGGGAATACTGGTAGTGACATTGATACTTACAATGACACTGACAATGACAtggaaaataatgataataatgattattatcgTCAGATTGATAATAGCGGTGAAAGCGACAatgttgatgatgatggtaGCAATGGTGACGATGATAATCATGATGACgagttaaatgaaataataaaatac ggaattgatattgatgaagactTTCCACAGTTTCGATCAATAACGCCAAAAGTTGGTAGAAATAATACTATAGATGAAGATTATAGTAgtgatgaaaatgaaaaaggaacaaataaattgaaaatagatGTTTGTAGTAAAGAAGCAAAGCTACCAAATCGTCAAACGACTTCCAtacacgaaaatttttaa